The following nucleotide sequence is from Pseudomonas sp. RC10.
CGCTATTTGCCTTTGTTGCTGGTGCCGCCCGCCGTGGGCGTCATGGTCTACGCCAGTCAGATCGCTGACGATTTCTGGGCCATTGTAGGGTCACTGGTGTTGTCGTTAATGATCTCGCTCACGTTTGCGGGCTGGCTGATGCAGAAACTCATTGACCGCCAGTCCGCGCGCCGGGAGCCATCATGAATCTGGATTGGCAAGGCGCCTGGCTGTCAGTGATTCACCACCCGCT
It contains:
- a CDS encoding CidA/LrgA family protein; translated protein: MLLRGLTWLVLFQLVGTALNHLFLSILPGPIIGLVLLMTYLMIRGEVSEPISLAASSLLRYLPLLLVPPAVGVMVYASQIADDFWAIVGSLVLSLMISLTFAGWLMQKLIDRQSARREPS